Genomic window (Marinilabiliales bacterium):
GCGCCAGGTGAACCCGACAAACAGCACCCTGCTCTGGCTTCTTCGCACCAGGTCGGAGGTGAACGACGGACCATAGGTGAACATGTCGAATCCGCGGCTTTTGAAAACATCACTCAGCCTGAGCGATATTGTGCCGTTCCCGTTCATCACATCCATGCGTGCGGCAAGGTCAAGGTAATACATGGCATCAAGAATGCCCTGTCCGCCATGCTGCTGGCAGCCGCCTCCTATGGTGCGGCCCGCGGTTACCTCAGAGCTCTGATAATTAAAGCGGGCCTGCAGGTTGACCGTATTGGCAATATTCCAGTTGGAAATGGCCTGAACCCTCCAGGCATCGCCGGAATGCTCCCAGTCCGGCAAACTGTCGTCTTCAAGCTTGTTGTAATAGTAACTTCCTGTTGCGTTCATGCGCCACCACCGGAACAGCGGGTAGTTGACCACCGCCTCGACTCCGTAAGAGATACCTCTCATCAGGTTCTGAAAGGTGGTACGGGTCTGGGGATTGGCTCCCCCGAAAAGGGTCATCTCCCGGCTTATCATGTCTTCGGTATCGCGGTAGAAAAGGGCTGCACTGAAGCTTTTGCGATTCTGTGAGTACTGGTACCCGATCTCGTACGAATCTATATACTCGGGCCTGAGGTCCTGGTTCCCGAAGCTTATATTCATCGGGTCGCTGTAGTTGACAAAAGGATTGAGCATCGATATGCCGGGCCTGTTGATGCGCTTGCTGTAGCTCATGTAAAGCGCGTTCCTGTCGTCGACAAGATACCTTATGTGGGCGCTGGGAAAGATATTGGGTATGCTGCGCTCTGAATACTGGCCGGTGACCCGCTGCTCGGCTTCGGAGGTGTGCTGCTCGGCACGCAGTCCGGCCTGCAGGTGCAACCTGTTGAATGAATGGGCATAGATACCATAGATTGCATGTATGGCCTCACTGTATATAAAGTAATTGGTGAAATCAGTATTTGTTACATGCTCTCCTGTCTCTGCATCGACATCATAAAAATTGAAATCATCCTCAACATCGCGAAAAATGCTTTTTGCTCCCGCCTCGAGCCGGCTCTGCTCATTGAAGGGATGAACGTAATCTGCCTGCAGGGTTAAAAGCCTGCCCGGGGTATATGCCTCGGCGTACCTGATCTCCGATGCCCCGGGGTCGGCGGACTCATCTACCCTGATATCTCTGAATGTCTCACCGGTGGAGGCCGAATAGAAAAGGTCGGCCGTGAACTGCCTTCCGTTATCACCGCCGTTTCGGGTGTAATTGAGCACGTATTCCCTTCCAAACCCGTTGAACTGCCTCTCCATGGTGGTATACAAATCCTGGCTGGAAGGCAGGAAAAGGTTTACCTCGGAAAAGTTCTGCGGACGGGTATCCCTGAGGTTGAAGGCCCCGTAAAAGGTGAGGGTGTTACCGGGACTTATAAAGAAGTCGGTGCCCAGCCTGAAGTTATTGAAGACACCCCTCCTGAAAAAATCCTCATGCTGGTGGAGCTGCCTGAGCGTATCACCCTGGCCAGTAATGATGTTACGGTCGTTCAGGTTATACCCCTCCATGCCGTGGCGGCGGTAATCCCAGTTGCCGAAAAAGTTGAACCTGTCGGCCCGGTGATTCATGTGCACCGATCCGTTGTACTTGTTGCCGGTGCCCATGTTGAAGCTCAGCATGCCGTTGGTGCCTGGCTGCCTCTGCCTTTTCATGATGACATTGATGATGCCCGAGGTGCCGTCAGGGTCATGGCGTGCCGAGGGATTGGTTATAACCTCCACCCTTTCTATCATCGTTGCCGGGAGCTGGTCAAGACTCTCAAGGTGTGAGGGCCTGCCATCAACCCATATGGTGACGTTGGTGTTGCCGCGGAGGCTGATACGGCCGTCATAATCGACCGATACTGAGGGTATCGACTCCATGATATCGAGGGCCGAACCTCCTGTTGCCGTCATGTCACGGTCTACCGTAAAAACCATCTTGTCAAGGTTCAGCCTGAGCATCTCCCTCTCGGCGGTTACAGTCACTTCCTCCATCATCTCCTCTCCCGGGGTCAGTTCGATGGTACCGAGATGCGTTTCCGCGGAAGCGGGATCAACGTTAACTTCCCCGATAAGGGAAGTCTCAAAACCTATGAATGATACACTTATGTCATATTTTCCGCGGGGAATCCCATCAATGCGGAATGTGCCGTCGGCCG
Coding sequences:
- a CDS encoding TonB-dependent receptor: MFYASRSFTVFIILLLSFSLPVTGLLFGQQPGSGPSPRGVISGTVVESVSHQPLEYVNVIVYPRGGNEVVTGGITAADGTFRIDGIPRGKYDISVSFIGFETSLIGEVNVDPASAETHLGTIELTPGEEMMEEVTVTAEREMLRLNLDKMVFTVDRDMTATGGSALDIMESIPSVSVDYDGRISLRGNTNVTIWVDGRPSHLESLDQLPATMIERVEVITNPSARHDPDGTSGIINVIMKRQRQPGTNGMLSFNMGTGNKYNGSVHMNHRADRFNFFGNWDYRRHGMEGYNLNDRNIITGQGDTLRQLHQHEDFFRRGVFNNFRLGTDFFISPGNTLTFYGAFNLRDTRPQNFSEVNLFLPSSQDLYTTMERQFNGFGREYVLNYTRNGGDNGRQFTADLFYSASTGETFRDIRVDESADPGASEIRYAEAYTPGRLLTLQADYVHPFNEQSRLEAGAKSIFRDVEDDFNFYDVDAETGEHVTNTDFTNYFIYSEAIHAIYGIYAHSFNRLHLQAGLRAEQHTSEAEQRVTGQYSERSIPNIFPSAHIRYLVDDRNALYMSYSKRINRPGISMLNPFVNYSDPMNISFGNQDLRPEYIDSYEIGYQYSQNRKSFSAALFYRDTEDMISREMTLFGGANPQTRTTFQNLMRGISYGVEAVVNYPLFRWWRMNATGSYYYNKLEDDSLPDWEHSGDAWRVQAISNWNIANTVNLQARFNYQSSEVTAGRTIGGGCQQHGGQGILDAMYYLDLAARMDVMNGNGTISLRLSDVFKSRGFDMFTYGPSFTSDLVRRSQSRVLFVGFTWRFNEYRQRTEREREGSLLDELD